The proteins below are encoded in one region of Oncorhynchus tshawytscha isolate Ot180627B linkage group LG04, Otsh_v2.0, whole genome shotgun sequence:
- the LOC112248508 gene encoding oxysterol-binding protein 2 isoform X2: MINACRDFLDLAETHSRRWQRALQYEREQRIHLEETIEQLAKQHNSLERAWREAPTLSANTPSAPTTEKVGSERLQKGEASDEDEDTEYFDAMEESPAFITVTATENTQHRHSQSNLSGASGGQTNDWNQENEYPSCNDSGKELQPLRRRRSHIPDKPNYSLNLWSIMKNCIGKELSKIPMPVNFNEPLSMLQRLTEDLEYHELLDKAARCESSLEQLCLVAAFSVSSYSTTVHRTAKPFNPLLGETYELDRLEDFGYRSLCEQVSHHPPAASHHVISQRGWTLWQEITIASKFRGKYLSIMPLGAIHLQFHSSGNHYVWRKVTSTVHNIIVGKLWIDQSGDIEIVNHRTKETCQLKFSPYSYFSREVPRKVTGVVSDSGGQAHYILSGTWDDKIESSKIVQSSKGGSGSEGKQKTVYQTLSPKLLWKKYPLPDNAENMYFFSSLALTLNEPEDGVGLTDSRLRPDQRLMEAGRWDEANSEKQRLEEKQRAVRRRREAEATDALDDGREYEGFQPQWFHKRTNAITGETNFVYKGGYWEAKDSQDWNMCTEIF; encoded by the exons ATGATCAAT GCGTGTCGGGACTTCCTGGACCTAGCGGAGACCCACAGCAGGAGATGGCAGCGGGCGCTGCAGTATGAGAGAGAGCAGCGTATTCACCTGGAGGAGACCATAGAGCAGCTAGCCAAGCAGCACAACAGTCTggagagagcctggagagaggCCCCCACACTGTCCGCCAACACGCCCAGCGCCCCCACCACAGAGAAGG tagggAGTGAGAGGCTGCAGAAAGGGGAGGCGAGTGATGAAGATGAGGATACAGAATACTTTGACGCCATGGAGGAGTCCCCTGCCTTTATCACAGTGACCGCCACTgagaacacacagcacag GCATTCTCAGAGTAACCTGAGTGGAGCGAGTGGAGGCCAGACCAATGACTGGAACCAGGAAAAT gagtaTCCTAGCTGTAATGATTCAGGGAAGGAGCTGCAGCCCCTCAGAAGGAGGAGGAGCCACATCCCAGACAAACCCAATTACTCCCTCAACCTGTGGAGCATCATGAAGAACTGCATCGGCAAAGAGCTCTCCAAGATCCCCATGCCT GTGAACTTCAACGAGCCTCTGTCCATGCTGCAGCGGCTGACAGAGGACCTGGAGTACCATGAGCTGCTGGACAAGGCGGCGCGCTGCGAGAGCTCCCTGGAGCAGCTGTGTCTGGTGGCAGCCTTCTCTGTGTCCTCCTACTCCACCACCGTCCACCGCACGGCCAAGCCCTTCAACCCCCTGCTGGGGGAGACCTATGAGCTGGACCGTCTGGAGGACTTCGGCTACCGCTCGCTGTGTGAGCag GTGAGCCATCACCCCCCAGCAGCATCTCACCATGTGATTTCTCAGCGAGGCTGGACCCTCTGGCAGGAAATCACCATAGCCAGCAAGTTTCGTGGCAAATACCTCTCCATAATGCCTCTGG gtgcCATTCACCTGCAGTTCCACTCCAGTGGGAACCATTATGTGTGGAGGAAGGTAACCTCCACCGTGCACAACATCATCGTGGGCAAGCTGTGGATTGACCAG TCAGGGGACATTGAGATAGTCAACCACAGGACCAAGGAGACATGCCAGCTCAAGTTCTCCCCCTACAGCTATTTCTCCAGGGAAGTCCCACGCAAG GTGACAGGGGTGGTGTCAGACAGTGGAGGGCAGGCCCACTACATCCTGTCTGGCACGTGGGACGATAAGATCGAGAGCTCCAAGATCGTCCAGAGCAGCAAAGGGGGCAGTGGCTCCGAGGGCAAGCAGAAGACAGtctaccagaccctgtcccccaAACTACTGTGGAAGAAATACCCTCTCCC ggaTAATGCTGAGAACATGTACTTCTTCTCCTCGCTGGCGCTGACGTTGAATGAGCCGGAGGATGGGGTGGGGCTGACGGACAGCCGGCTGAGACCGGACCAGAGGCTGATGGAGGCGGGGAGATGGGACGAGGCCAACTCTGAGAAACAGAGactagaggagaaacagagagctgtgaggaggaggagagaggcagaggccaCAGATGCACTTGATGAcg GTCGGGAGTACGAGGGCTTCCAGCCACAGTGGTTCCACAAGAGGACGAACGCCATCACTGGAGAGACAAACTTTGTGTACAAGGGGGGATACTGGGAGGCTAAGGACAGTCAGGACTGGAATATGTGCACTGAAATCTTCTAA